In Ancalomicrobiaceae bacterium S20, the following proteins share a genomic window:
- a CDS encoding aminotransferase class V-fold PLP-dependent enzyme — protein sequence MRYHPGLFIPGPTNVPDAVRRAMNLPQEDMRSPDFPKLTLPLFADLKKVFKTETGQPFIYPSSGTGGWEAVLTNTLNPGDKVLISSFGQFSLLWADMCQRLGFETEVVEVEWGEGVPVERFEQILSADKSHKIRAVLTTQNETATGVTSDIAGVRKALDAAGHPALLYVDGVSSVASIDFRMDEWGVDGIVSGSQKGFMLPTGLAIICVSQKAMEAHKSSKFPRCFFSFEDMLRTNKDGYFPYTPATTLLRGLRASLDLLFEEGLENVFARHHHVAEGVRRAVDAWGFKLVAKEPKWHSDTVSAIWVPSNVDAVQVIRRAFDRYQVSFGSGLNKLNGKVFRIGHLGATNELMLLGAVAAAEMALVDCGAEIEFGSGVAAAQAYYGSRRNDLAKAA from the coding sequence ATGCGCTATCATCCCGGCCTGTTCATCCCCGGCCCCACCAATGTCCCGGACGCGGTCCGGCGCGCCATGAACCTGCCGCAGGAGGACATGCGCTCGCCCGACTTCCCGAAGCTGACGCTGCCGCTGTTCGCCGACCTCAAGAAGGTGTTCAAGACCGAGACCGGCCAGCCGTTCATCTACCCGTCGTCGGGCACCGGCGGCTGGGAAGCCGTGCTGACCAACACGCTGAACCCCGGCGACAAGGTTCTGATCTCGAGCTTCGGCCAGTTCTCGCTTCTGTGGGCCGACATGTGCCAGCGCCTCGGCTTCGAGACCGAGGTGGTCGAGGTCGAGTGGGGCGAGGGCGTGCCGGTCGAGCGGTTCGAGCAGATCCTGTCGGCCGACAAGAGCCACAAGATCCGCGCCGTGCTGACGACGCAGAACGAGACCGCCACGGGCGTGACCTCGGACATCGCCGGCGTCCGCAAGGCGCTCGACGCCGCCGGCCACCCGGCGCTGCTCTACGTCGACGGCGTGTCGTCGGTCGCCTCGATCGACTTCCGCATGGACGAATGGGGCGTCGACGGCATCGTGTCGGGCTCGCAGAAGGGCTTCATGCTGCCGACCGGCCTCGCGATCATCTGCGTGAGCCAGAAGGCGATGGAAGCGCACAAGTCCTCGAAGTTCCCGCGCTGCTTCTTCTCCTTCGAGGACATGCTGCGCACGAACAAGGACGGCTACTTCCCCTACACGCCGGCGACGACGCTGCTGCGCGGTCTGCGCGCCTCGCTCGACCTCCTGTTCGAGGAAGGGCTCGAGAACGTGTTCGCCCGCCATCATCACGTCGCCGAGGGCGTGCGCCGCGCGGTCGACGCATGGGGCTTCAAGCTCGTCGCCAAGGAGCCGAAGTGGCACTCCGACACCGTGTCGGCGATCTGGGTGCCGTCGAACGTCGACGCCGTGCAGGTGATCCGCCGCGCCTTCGATCGCTACCAGGTGTCGTTCGGCTCGGGCCTCAACAAGCTCAACGGCAAGGTCTTCCGCATCGGCCATCTCGGCGCGACCAACGAGCTGATGCTGCTCGGCGCGGTCGCCGCGGCCGAGATGGCGCTGGTCGACTGCGGGGCCGAGATCGAGTTCGGCTCGGGCGTCGCCGCCGCGCAGGCCTACTACGGCAGCCGCCGTAACGATCTCGCCAAGGCGGCGTGA
- a CDS encoding CoA ester lyase — MSHTLYKPVATRVQRSELACPGSNPTMIDKAADSAADYVFLDLEDAVAPGDKEQARKNIIQALNDIDWKAKGKTVSVRINGLDTHYMYRDVVDVMEQAGDKLDTILIPKVGTPHDVYMVEAMVNQIEQAKKLPNTVGLEALIETALGMANVEEIARQQYTRRLEALHFGVADFSASRRSRTVVIGGLNPDYPGDQWHAAIDRMVTACRAFGLRAIDGPFGDFSSPDDYIKSAKRAAVLGCEGKWAIHPSQIALANDVFSPPPAEVDRARRIIAALAEAAAQGKGAASLDGRMIDAASERMAQNVVQVADAIAAKQGAAAA; from the coding sequence ATGAGCCATACCCTCTACAAGCCCGTCGCGACGCGCGTGCAGCGTTCGGAGCTCGCGTGCCCGGGCTCCAACCCGACGATGATCGACAAGGCCGCCGACAGCGCCGCCGACTACGTGTTCCTCGACCTCGAGGACGCGGTCGCGCCGGGCGACAAGGAGCAGGCGCGCAAGAACATCATCCAGGCACTGAACGACATCGACTGGAAGGCCAAGGGCAAGACCGTCTCGGTCCGCATCAACGGCCTCGACACGCACTACATGTACCGCGACGTCGTCGATGTCATGGAACAGGCCGGCGACAAGCTCGACACGATCCTGATCCCGAAGGTCGGCACCCCGCACGACGTCTACATGGTCGAGGCGATGGTCAACCAGATCGAACAGGCCAAGAAGCTGCCGAACACGGTCGGCCTCGAGGCCCTGATCGAGACCGCGCTCGGCATGGCCAACGTCGAGGAGATCGCGCGCCAGCAGTATACGCGCCGGCTCGAGGCGCTGCACTTCGGCGTCGCCGACTTCTCGGCCTCGCGCCGTTCGCGCACCGTCGTCATCGGCGGCCTGAACCCGGACTATCCGGGCGACCAGTGGCATGCCGCGATCGACCGCATGGTCACCGCCTGCCGCGCCTTCGGCCTGCGCGCGATCGACGGTCCGTTCGGCGATTTCTCGTCGCCCGACGACTACATCAAGTCGGCCAAGCGCGCCGCCGTGCTCGGCTGCGAAGGCAAGTGGGCGATCCATCCCTCTCAGATCGCACTCGCCAACGACGTGTTCTCGCCGCCGCCGGCCGAGGTCGACCGCGCCCGCCGCATCATCGCGGCGCTGGCGGAAGCCGCCGCCCAGGGCAAGGGCGCGGCCTCGCTCGACGGCCGCATGATCGACGCAGCGTCGGAGCGCATGGCGCAGAACGTCGTGCAGGTCGCCGATGCGATCGCGGCCAAGCAGGGCGCCGCGGCTGCCTGA
- a CDS encoding malate--CoA ligase subunit beta → MDIHEYQAKEILAKFGVPVPRGGLAYSPEQAAYRAREIGGSVWVVKAQVHTGGRGKAGGVKVCKSEHEVEEAADRMLGRKLVTHQSGPAGKMVNRLYIEGGVNIAKEFYLGFVLDRSLQRVIVIASSEGGMDIEEIAEKNPDSIVRVPVEPAVGMQAFQAREIAFALGIPGAAVTEAAQTILGCYRAFRDKDGTMLEINPLVLTGENHLVALDAKMSFDDNALFRHPDISELRDKSQEDPRETQAADRGLSYVGLDGDVGCIVNGAGLAMATMDMILLAGGAPANFLDIGGGATPDRVAKAFRLVTQDKNVKAILVNIFAGINRCDWVAQGVVKAVEMTDLKLPLIVRLAGTHVEEGRRILAESGINVITAANLAEAASKSVAAAKAA, encoded by the coding sequence ATGGATATCCACGAGTATCAGGCCAAGGAGATCCTGGCCAAGTTCGGCGTGCCGGTGCCGCGCGGCGGCCTCGCCTATTCGCCCGAGCAGGCCGCCTACCGCGCCCGCGAGATCGGCGGCTCGGTGTGGGTCGTCAAGGCGCAGGTGCACACCGGCGGCCGCGGCAAGGCCGGCGGCGTCAAGGTCTGCAAGTCGGAGCACGAGGTCGAGGAAGCCGCCGACCGCATGCTCGGCCGCAAGCTCGTCACCCATCAGTCCGGCCCGGCCGGCAAGATGGTCAACCGCCTCTACATCGAGGGCGGCGTCAACATCGCCAAGGAGTTCTATCTCGGCTTCGTGCTCGATCGCTCGCTGCAGCGCGTGATCGTGATCGCCTCGTCGGAAGGCGGCATGGACATCGAGGAGATCGCCGAGAAGAACCCGGACTCGATCGTCCGCGTGCCGGTCGAGCCGGCGGTCGGCATGCAGGCCTTCCAGGCCCGCGAGATCGCTTTCGCGCTCGGCATCCCCGGTGCGGCCGTCACCGAGGCGGCGCAGACGATCCTCGGCTGCTACCGCGCCTTCCGCGACAAGGACGGCACGATGCTCGAGATCAACCCGCTGGTGCTGACCGGCGAGAACCATCTCGTCGCGCTCGACGCCAAGATGAGCTTCGACGACAACGCGCTGTTCCGCCATCCGGACATCTCGGAGCTGCGCGACAAGAGCCAGGAGGATCCGCGCGAGACGCAGGCCGCCGACCGTGGCCTCTCCTACGTCGGTCTCGACGGCGACGTCGGCTGCATCGTCAACGGCGCCGGCCTGGCGATGGCCACGATGGACATGATCCTGCTCGCCGGCGGCGCGCCCGCGAACTTCCTCGACATCGGCGGCGGCGCGACCCCCGACCGCGTGGCGAAGGCGTTCCGGCTCGTCACCCAGGACAAGAACGTCAAGGCGATCCTGGTCAACATCTTCGCCGGCATCAACCGCTGCGACTGGGTCGCGCAGGGCGTCGTCAAGGCGGTCGAAATGACCGACCTCAAGCTGCCGCTGATCGTCCGCCTCGCCGGCACCCACGTCGAGGAAGGCCGCCGCATCCTCGCGGAGTCCGGCATCAACGTCATCACCGCCGCCAACCTCGCCGAAGCCGCGAGCAAGTCGGTCGCCGCCGCCAAGGCCGCGTGA
- the sucD gene encoding succinate--CoA ligase subunit alpha, which translates to MSVLINKNTPVLVQGITGKIGSFHTEEMIAYGTPVVGGVTPGKGGTTVHGVPVFDTMKEAVAKTGAVASIVFVPPPFAADSIMEAADAGIKTCVCITDGIPAQDMMRVKRYMYRYKAENRMRLLGPNCAGVITPGENLLGIMPGHIYLPGRVGIVGRSGTLGYEAAEQLKARGIGISTSVGIGGDPINGSSHRDILELFENDPDTDAVIMIGEIGGPQEAEAGMYARDHMTKPVCAYIAGLSAPKGRKMGHAGAIVSSFGESAAEKVEILKGCGVTIVPTPAEFGSTVERMLAEWKKPVAAE; encoded by the coding sequence ATGTCCGTTCTGATCAACAAGAACACGCCCGTGCTCGTGCAGGGCATCACCGGCAAGATCGGTTCGTTCCACACCGAAGAGATGATTGCCTACGGCACCCCGGTCGTCGGCGGCGTCACGCCGGGCAAGGGCGGCACGACCGTCCACGGCGTGCCGGTGTTCGACACGATGAAGGAAGCCGTCGCCAAGACCGGCGCCGTCGCCTCGATCGTGTTCGTGCCGCCGCCCTTCGCGGCCGATTCGATCATGGAAGCCGCCGATGCGGGCATCAAGACCTGCGTCTGCATCACCGACGGCATCCCGGCCCAGGACATGATGCGCGTCAAGCGCTACATGTACCGCTACAAGGCCGAGAACCGCATGCGCCTGCTCGGGCCGAACTGCGCCGGCGTGATCACGCCGGGCGAGAACCTGCTCGGCATCATGCCCGGCCACATCTACCTGCCGGGCCGCGTCGGCATCGTCGGCCGCTCGGGCACCCTCGGCTACGAGGCGGCCGAGCAGCTGAAGGCGCGCGGCATCGGCATCTCGACCTCGGTCGGCATCGGCGGCGACCCCATCAACGGTTCGTCGCACCGCGACATCCTCGAGCTGTTCGAGAACGATCCGGACACCGACGCGGTGATCATGATCGGCGAAATCGGCGGCCCGCAGGAGGCTGAGGCCGGCATGTACGCCCGCGACCACATGACCAAGCCGGTGTGCGCCTATATCGCAGGCCTGTCGGCGCCGAAGGGCCGCAAGATGGGCCATGCGGGCGCGATCGTGTCGTCTTTCGGCGAGAGCGCGGCGGAGAAGGTCGAGATCCTCAAAGGCTGCGGCGTGACGATCGTGCCGACGCCGGCGGAGTTCGGCTCGACCGTCGAGCGCATGCTCGCGGAATGGAAGAAGCCGGTCGCGGCCGAGTGA
- a CDS encoding D-glycerate dehydrogenase, with protein MTKKKVLITRRWPEAVEARLKELYDVTLNETDTPMTAEAMRAALADYDAVCPTVSDKVDASVLAVSGQRAKILASYGVGYSHIDTEAAKKAGLVVTNTPEVLSECTADLALTLMLMAARRAGEGEREVRAGNWTGWRPTHMIGTKVSGGVFGVLGFGRIGREAAKRAHHGFGMKVIYFDPFPVKPELAAETNAEKRDTIEEVLREADVVSLHMPGGKDNYHLISTERLKLMKPTAILVNTARGEVVDGKALAAALKAGTIAGAGLDVFEGEPKIEPTLFECENAVLLPHLGSATKATRDAMGYRVIDNLEAFFRGDAPRDRVA; from the coding sequence ATGACGAAGAAGAAGGTTCTGATCACACGGCGCTGGCCGGAGGCGGTCGAGGCCCGGTTGAAGGAGCTCTACGACGTCACGCTCAACGAGACCGACACGCCGATGACGGCCGAGGCCATGCGCGCCGCGCTCGCCGACTACGACGCGGTCTGCCCGACGGTCTCCGACAAGGTCGACGCCTCGGTGCTGGCGGTCTCCGGCCAGCGCGCCAAGATCCTCGCCTCCTACGGCGTCGGCTACAGCCATATCGATACCGAAGCCGCCAAGAAAGCCGGCCTCGTCGTCACCAACACCCCGGAAGTGCTGTCGGAATGCACCGCCGATCTCGCGCTCACGCTCATGCTGATGGCCGCGCGCCGCGCCGGTGAAGGCGAGCGCGAGGTCCGCGCCGGCAACTGGACCGGCTGGCGGCCGACCCACATGATCGGCACCAAGGTCTCCGGCGGCGTGTTCGGCGTGCTCGGCTTCGGCCGTATCGGCCGCGAGGCCGCCAAGCGCGCGCACCACGGCTTCGGCATGAAGGTGATCTATTTCGACCCGTTCCCGGTCAAGCCGGAGCTGGCGGCGGAAACCAATGCCGAGAAGCGCGACACCATCGAGGAGGTGCTGCGCGAGGCCGACGTCGTGTCGCTGCATATGCCCGGCGGCAAGGACAACTACCACCTGATCAGCACCGAGCGCCTCAAGCTCATGAAGCCGACCGCGATCCTGGTCAACACCGCGCGTGGCGAGGTCGTCGACGGCAAGGCGCTGGCCGCGGCGCTGAAGGCCGGCACGATCGCGGGGGCCGGCCTCGACGTGTTCGAGGGCGAGCCGAAGATCGAGCCGACGCTGTTCGAGTGCGAGAACGCCGTGCTGCTGCCGCATCTGGGCTCGGCCACCAAGGCGACCCGCGATGCCATGGGCTACCGCGTCATCGATAATCTGGAAGCCTTCTTCCGGGGCGACGCGCCACGCGACCGCGTGGCGTGA
- a CDS encoding MDR family MFS transporter: MHAPAQTVSDEDRRWIVIGALVSMMLAALDQTIVAPALPTIGASLGSPDWLSWVVSAYFLTATAVTPLYGKLADIKGRRPVMIAGVAIFLVGSVLCALAPSMGVLIVARALQGIGGGGLIALAQTIIGDIVPPYERARYMVYISGTWAIASIAGPVLGGVFAEHLHWSLIFWINLPIGAMALSITSPILKRLPPVHRPHKLDILGAVLMVVATVSLMLALTWGGTRYAWTSREILGLGAAAVILFAVFGFHVVRAEEALVPPRVLGNKVIAAAATSLFFTSAVYVGLAVYVPIFLEQVYDMPPSLSGTALVALLAGTVAGANIAGRFTPRVKHYKHIALGGSAVAIAAMTTFALGAPYLPFWAFEILLVIAGLGQGTQWPIGTVSVQNAADPHDLGTATAAMGFLRSLGSVIGIAVLGAIVLANGIVQGLEGAGHGPVAAAAGVERVKAAAAFVHVFGAAAIIQCFAFVSMALMKELPLRGRVAKEAVAATVE; this comes from the coding sequence ATGCACGCACCCGCGCAAACGGTCTCGGACGAGGACCGCCGCTGGATCGTCATCGGCGCGCTCGTGTCGATGATGCTCGCCGCGCTCGATCAGACCATCGTCGCGCCCGCCCTGCCGACCATCGGCGCGTCCCTTGGTAGTCCGGACTGGCTGTCCTGGGTGGTCTCGGCCTACTTCCTGACCGCGACCGCCGTGACGCCGCTCTACGGCAAGCTTGCCGACATCAAGGGGCGCCGGCCGGTGATGATCGCGGGTGTGGCGATCTTCCTGGTCGGCTCGGTGCTCTGCGCGCTGGCGCCGAGCATGGGCGTGCTGATCGTCGCCCGCGCGCTGCAGGGTATCGGCGGCGGCGGCCTGATCGCGCTGGCGCAGACCATCATCGGCGATATCGTGCCGCCCTATGAGCGCGCCCGCTACATGGTCTATATCTCCGGCACCTGGGCGATCGCCTCGATCGCCGGACCGGTGCTCGGCGGCGTCTTCGCCGAGCATCTGCACTGGTCGCTGATCTTCTGGATCAACCTGCCGATCGGCGCCATGGCGCTGTCGATCACCTCGCCGATCCTGAAGCGCCTGCCGCCGGTGCACCGGCCGCACAAGCTCGACATCCTGGGCGCGGTGCTGATGGTCGTCGCGACCGTGTCGCTGATGCTGGCGCTGACCTGGGGCGGCACGCGCTACGCCTGGACCTCGCGCGAGATCCTCGGCCTCGGCGCCGCGGCCGTCATCCTGTTCGCGGTGTTCGGCTTCCATGTCGTGCGCGCCGAAGAGGCCCTCGTGCCGCCGCGCGTGCTCGGCAACAAGGTGATCGCGGCGGCCGCGACCAGCCTGTTCTTCACCTCGGCGGTCTATGTCGGCCTCGCGGTCTACGTGCCGATCTTCCTGGAGCAGGTCTACGACATGCCGCCGTCGCTCTCCGGCACGGCGCTGGTCGCGCTGCTCGCCGGCACGGTCGCCGGCGCCAACATCGCCGGCCGCTTCACGCCGCGGGTCAAGCACTACAAGCACATCGCGCTCGGCGGCAGCGCCGTCGCGATCGCCGCGATGACGACCTTCGCGCTCGGCGCGCCCTATCTGCCGTTCTGGGCCTTCGAGATCCTGCTCGTGATCGCCGGTCTCGGCCAGGGCACGCAGTGGCCGATCGGCACGGTCTCGGTCCAGAACGCCGCCGATCCGCACGATCTCGGCACCGCGACGGCTGCGATGGGCTTCCTGCGCTCGCTCGGCAGCGTGATCGGCATCGCCGTGCTCGGTGCGATCGTGCTGGCGAACGGCATCGTGCAGGGGCTCGAGGGCGCCGGCCATGGCCCAGTCGCGGCGGCGGCCGGGGTCGAACGCGTCAAGGCGGCCGCGGCCTTCGTCCATGTCTTCGGCGCCGCGGCGATCATCCAGTGCTTCGCCTTCGTGTCGATGGCCCTGATGAAGGAACTGCCGCTGCGCGGCCGGGTGGCGAAGGAGGCCGTGGCCGCGACGGTCGAGTGA
- a CDS encoding ABC transporter permease: MRRVLNVFRLSVKELWSLRADPVMMVLIVYAFTAAVVTVAKGVKLEVSNAAVAMVDLDHSVLSGRLADALTAPYFRRPVQVSRAEADRGMDHGAYSFAIEIPPAFEADVLRGRRPEIGVTVDATAMAQAGNGVAYIQQIVTQEVATYLLAQGVDARLPIATTMRMYFNPNLDGTRFNAVMQVINSITILSIILVGAAVVREREHGTIEHLLVMPVSAAEIALSKVLANSLVILVVVTFSVEIVVKKLLGVPVAGSMPLFLAGTAIYLFSTTSLGILLATVANSMPQLGLLAIPVFVTMQLLSGGITPLESMPDALQKAMHVSPSVYFVQFAQAILYRGAGLSVVWPQLLTMAGIGAVFLVWAITRFRAMLAKAG; the protein is encoded by the coding sequence ATGCGCCGGGTGCTCAACGTCTTCCGCCTGTCGGTCAAGGAACTCTGGAGCCTGCGCGCCGACCCGGTGATGATGGTGCTGATCGTCTACGCCTTCACGGCGGCGGTCGTGACGGTCGCCAAGGGCGTCAAGCTCGAGGTCTCCAACGCCGCCGTGGCGATGGTCGACCTCGACCACTCCGTGCTCTCCGGCCGCCTCGCCGATGCGCTGACCGCGCCCTATTTCCGCAGGCCCGTGCAGGTCTCGCGGGCGGAAGCCGATCGCGGCATGGACCACGGCGCCTATTCCTTCGCCATCGAGATCCCGCCGGCTTTCGAGGCCGATGTCCTGCGCGGGCGGCGCCCGGAGATCGGCGTCACGGTCGACGCCACCGCCATGGCGCAGGCCGGCAACGGCGTCGCCTATATCCAGCAGATCGTGACGCAGGAGGTCGCGACCTATCTGCTCGCGCAAGGGGTCGACGCGCGCCTGCCGATCGCGACGACCATGCGGATGTATTTCAATCCGAACCTCGACGGTACCCGCTTCAACGCGGTGATGCAGGTGATCAACTCGATCACGATCCTGTCGATCATCCTGGTCGGCGCGGCGGTCGTGCGCGAGCGCGAGCACGGCACGATCGAGCACCTGCTCGTCATGCCGGTCAGCGCCGCCGAGATCGCGCTGTCGAAGGTGCTCGCCAACAGTCTCGTGATCCTGGTCGTCGTGACCTTCTCGGTCGAGATCGTGGTCAAGAAGCTGCTCGGCGTGCCGGTCGCCGGCTCGATGCCGCTGTTCCTGGCCGGCACGGCGATCTACCTGTTCTCGACCACCTCGCTCGGCATCCTGCTCGCGACCGTCGCCAATTCGATGCCGCAGCTCGGCCTGCTGGCCATCCCGGTCTTCGTGACCATGCAGCTGCTCTCCGGCGGCATCACGCCGCTCGAGTCGATGCCGGACGCGCTGCAGAAGGCGATGCATGTCTCGCCCTCGGTCTATTTCGTCCAGTTCGCCCAAGCGATCCTCTACCGCGGCGCCGGCCTCTCGGTGGTCTGGCCGCAGCTCCTGACCATGGCCGGCATCGGCGCGGTGTTCCTGGTCTGGGCGATCACGCGGTTCCGGGCGATGCTGGCGAAGGCGGGGTGA
- the rbbA gene encoding ribosome-associated ATPase/putative transporter RbbA: MSNPDGTAAAIGEGTHGAGDAGPAVEVAGVSHRYGKTAALADATLTFPTGSSTAIIGPDGVGKSTLLGLISGVRRLQAGAIAVFGGSMADRAHRDVVANRIAYMPQGLGRNLYPTLSVTENIDFHGRLFGLGTAEREARIARLLAATGLDPFPNRPAGKLSGGMKQKLSLCCALVHDPDLLVLDEPTTGVDPLSRRQFWELIAAIRADRPGMTVLVATAYMDEAARFERIVAMDDGRVIADGALADILAKTGTRTLEEAYVALQTAGAGEGTTPGAFTIAPLVADDHDIAIAAEGLTRRFGDFTAVDHVSFRIARGEIFGFLGSNGCGKTTTMKMLTGLLPATEGSAELLGTPVDAGDMAVRMRVGYMSQSFSLYEELTVRDNLVLHARLYRVEEPRVHGRVVEAMQRFELAAHADDYPSSLPLGIRQRLQLAAALLHEPEVLILDEPTSGVDPAARDGFWRHLARLSREDKVTIFVSTHFMNEAERCDRISLMHQGRVLVVGTPAEIVAGKGAEDLEAAFIAHLEEAGADKAEAPSPAAAAGAAPEAKGSRAAHRHLPKIHLSRLGPLGRVWAFARREALEIMRDKVRLAFAVAGPLVLLLAFGFGISFDVEKLPFAAYDRDQSIESRVLIDAFAGSRYFVEQPPARSDAEADRRLIDGELRLVIGVPPEFGRDLLLGRRPEVSFWVDGANTYRGETTRSYISGVISNYVADLAGRELGPGSVQLATVGLEPRFAYNQAFLSVNAIAPGVIMLLLVLVPAMMTALGVVREREIGSIANLEASPATVPEFLIGKQIPYVAIGFLSYATLVAMAVFFFRVPFTGSLIALSIGAALYVLATTAFGLLISTMVRSQVAAIFATAIVTIIPAINFSGFLYPVSSIEGAPRIVGQFFPAAWFQTICLGTFAKGLGPTDFIGPYLALGAFGLVFIAIACVGLRKQEP; encoded by the coding sequence ATGTCAAATCCTGACGGCACGGCGGCAGCGATCGGCGAGGGCACGCACGGCGCGGGCGATGCGGGGCCGGCGGTCGAGGTCGCCGGCGTCTCGCATCGCTACGGCAAAACCGCCGCGCTCGCCGACGCCACCCTGACCTTTCCGACCGGCTCCTCGACCGCGATCATCGGCCCGGACGGCGTCGGCAAGTCGACGCTGCTCGGCCTGATCTCGGGCGTGCGCCGGCTGCAGGCCGGCGCGATCGCCGTCTTCGGCGGCTCGATGGCCGATCGTGCCCACCGCGATGTCGTCGCCAATCGCATCGCCTACATGCCGCAGGGTCTCGGCCGCAATCTCTACCCGACGCTCTCGGTCACCGAGAACATCGACTTTCATGGCCGCCTGTTCGGCCTCGGCACGGCCGAGCGCGAGGCGCGGATCGCGCGGCTCCTCGCCGCCACTGGGCTCGATCCGTTCCCGAACCGGCCGGCGGGAAAACTCTCCGGCGGCATGAAGCAGAAGCTGTCGCTCTGCTGCGCGCTCGTCCACGATCCCGACCTGCTCGTGCTCGACGAGCCGACCACCGGCGTCGATCCGCTGTCGCGCCGGCAGTTCTGGGAGCTGATCGCGGCGATCCGCGCCGATCGGCCGGGCATGACCGTGCTCGTCGCCACCGCCTACATGGACGAGGCCGCGCGCTTCGAGCGTATCGTCGCCATGGACGACGGCCGGGTCATCGCCGACGGCGCGCTCGCCGACATCCTGGCGAAGACCGGCACGCGCACGCTCGAAGAGGCCTATGTCGCGCTCCAGACCGCCGGAGCGGGTGAGGGGACCACCCCCGGCGCCTTCACGATCGCGCCGCTCGTCGCCGACGACCACGACATCGCGATCGCCGCCGAGGGCCTGACCCGCCGGTTCGGCGACTTCACGGCCGTCGATCATGTGAGTTTTCGGATCGCGCGCGGCGAGATCTTCGGCTTCCTCGGCTCGAACGGCTGCGGCAAGACCACGACCATGAAGATGCTGACCGGCCTTCTGCCAGCGACCGAGGGCTCGGCCGAGCTGCTCGGCACGCCGGTCGACGCCGGCGACATGGCCGTGCGCATGCGCGTCGGCTACATGTCGCAGAGCTTCTCGCTCTACGAGGAACTGACCGTCCGCGACAATCTCGTGCTGCACGCGCGGCTCTACCGGGTCGAGGAACCGCGCGTCCACGGCCGGGTGGTCGAGGCGATGCAGCGCTTCGAACTCGCCGCACACGCCGACGACTACCCCTCGAGCCTGCCGCTCGGCATCCGCCAGCGCCTGCAGCTCGCCGCCGCGCTGCTGCACGAGCCCGAGGTGCTGATCCTCGACGAGCCGACCTCCGGCGTCGATCCCGCCGCGCGCGACGGCTTCTGGCGCCATCTCGCCCGGCTGTCGCGCGAGGACAAGGTCACGATCTTCGTCTCGACCCATTTCATGAACGAGGCCGAGCGCTGCGACCGGATCTCGCTCATGCATCAGGGCCGCGTGCTGGTGGTCGGCACGCCGGCCGAGATCGTCGCGGGCAAGGGTGCCGAGGATCTGGAAGCCGCCTTCATCGCCCATCTGGAGGAGGCCGGGGCCGACAAGGCCGAAGCGCCATCGCCGGCAGCGGCGGCGGGGGCCGCGCCGGAGGCTAAAGGCTCCCGCGCCGCGCACCGGCATCTGCCGAAGATCCACCTGTCGCGCCTCGGTCCGCTCGGCCGGGTCTGGGCCTTCGCCCGTCGCGAGGCGCTGGAGATCATGCGCGACAAGGTCCGCCTCGCCTTTGCGGTCGCCGGACCGCTGGTCCTGCTGCTCGCCTTCGGCTTCGGCATCTCGTTCGACGTCGAGAAGCTGCCTTTTGCGGCCTACGACCGCGATCAGTCGATCGAATCCCGCGTGTTGATCGACGCCTTCGCCGGTTCGCGCTATTTCGTCGAGCAACCGCCCGCGCGTTCCGACGCGGAGGCCGACCGGCGGCTGATCGATGGTGAACTCAGGCTCGTCATCGGCGTGCCGCCCGAGTTCGGCCGCGACCTGCTGCTCGGCCGGCGGCCGGAAGTATCGTTCTGGGTCGACGGCGCCAACACCTATCGCGGCGAGACCACGCGCTCCTACATCTCCGGCGTGATCTCGAACTATGTCGCCGATCTCGCCGGCCGCGAGCTCGGCCCGGGTTCGGTGCAGCTCGCGACCGTCGGCCTGGAGCCGCGCTTCGCTTATAATCAGGCGTTCCTGTCGGTCAACGCGATTGCGCCCGGCGTCATCATGCTGCTGCTCGTGCTGGTGCCGGCGATGATGACCGCGCTCGGCGTGGTGCGCGAGCGCGAGATCGGCTCGATCGCCAATCTCGAAGCCTCGCCCGCGACCGTGCCGGAATTTCTGATCGGCAAGCAGATCCCCTATGTGGCGATCGGCTTCCTCTCCTATGCGACGCTGGTCGCGATGGCGGTTTTCTTCTTCCGGGTGCCCTTCACCGGTTCGCTGATCGCCTTGTCGATCGGCGCGGCGCTCTATGTGCTGGCGACGACCGCCTTCGGGCTCCTGATCTCGACCATGGTGCGCAGCCAGGTCGCGGCGATCTTCGCGACCGCGATCGTGACGATCATCCCGGCGATCAACTTCTCCGGCTTCCTCTATCCGGTCTCCTCGATCGAGGGGGCGCCGCGCATCGTCGGCCAGTTCTTCCCGGCGGCATGGTTCCAGACCATCTGCCTCGGCACCTTCGCCAAGGGCCTCGGGCCGACGGACTTCATCGGCCCCTATCTGGCGCTCGGTGCCTTCGGCCTCGTCTTCATCGCGATCGCCTGCGTCGGGCTCAGAAAGCAGGAGCCGTGA